CATATCATGAGCAGTAGGAGTATTCTTTGTTGTAGTGATGTAGAGAGGGTAGTTTTGCGAAAGCTCTTGAAGCAATTCCGTTATTCGGGGGAAGAGTTGGGCTTCGTGGATGCCTTTTTCCTTGTAGTAAGAGCGGTATATCTGGACGGCCTCCGAGATTTGTTCCTTGGGAAGGCAGGTCGCAAAGCTACTTTCAAGTGGCGGGCCCATGAAACCACGAATGGTTTTGGCATCAGGACTCGGAACTCCTAGCTCTTTAAAGGTATGGGTAAAGGCATTGTGGATCCCGATGGAACTGTCAACCAGGGTTCCGTCTAGATCAAAAAAGATTGCTGAGATAGAGGGCATAGTTTCTCCTAATAGATATAGATAAGCTTATTCTCCGAAGATTTCTTTTTGTAGGCGGCGACCAGTAGGTGTGGCGGCGAGTCCACCCTCGGCCGTTTCACGAAAGGCAGTTGGAAGACTTGATCCGACTTGGTACATGGCATCGATAACTTCATCGACAGGGATCTTAGATTCGATACCTGCCAAGGCCATATCAGCCGCGATAAAGGCAAAGCTAGCTCCCATGGCATTTCGTTTGACACAGGGAACTTCAACCAAACCAGCAACAGGGTCACAGATGAGACCTAGCATATTTTTAATGACAAAGGCGATGGCTTGGCTAGCCTGATAGGGCGTTCCACCTGCGGCCAAAGTCAAGGCTGCGGCACTCATGGCGGAGGCAGAGCCGACTTCGGCCTGACAGCCACCTTCAGCACCCGAGATAGAGGCATTGTTTGCGATAACCAATCCAAAGGCACCAGCAGCAAAGAGGAAATCTAACTGTTCTTCGTGGCTGAGGTCAAGTTTTTGGATAGCAGCAGTGAGAACGGCTGGCAGACAGCCAGCACTTCCTGCGGTTGGAGTGGCACAGACCAAGCCCATCTTCGCATTGTGTTCATTGACCGCGATGGCATTACGGGCTGCTGATAGGATGGTAAAGTCCGACAAGGCCTTGCCACTTTTGAGATGGCGGTCTAGTTTGGCCGCGTCTCCACCCGTTAGGCCACTACGGGATTTATTTTTACTGAGACCGAGCTCGACAGAGGCTTTCATGACTTCTAGATTGCGTTCCATGAGGAGGAGAACTTCTGGCCGTTCCCGACCGCTTAGTTGATATTCTGTCGCAATCATGAGTTCTGCGACATTTCCTTGGAAGTCTAGATCCGCCTGCTCGACCAATTCTTTGATAGAATAAAACATGTTTCCTCCTACTTAAAGAAATTGACATTGTGGAGATGAGGGATTTTTCGGATTTCTTCAATCGCCTCTTCGCAACTTCGACTATCGACTTCGATAATCATGATGGCTTTTTCTCCAGCTTTTTCTCGAGTCACATTCATCTGAGCGATATTGATATCAAAACGAGAGAGGGCTTCAGTAACATGGGCAATCATACCCGGAACATCCTGATGCACGATAATAATGGTTGGTGTGTTCATGTTGAGAGAGACAGCAAAGCCGTTAAGCTCCGTAACCTGGATATTTCCCCCACCGATGGAAATTCCTGTCACACTGATGGACTTGTGTTCATTCTTCACAGTAATTTTAGTGGTGTTAGGATGAGGAGCGTTGCTGTCTTTCTGAATGGTCCAGACAATCTTGATACCGCGTTTATGGGCAATCTCTAGGCTATTTGGAATGTCGGGATCGTCTGTATCCATACCTAATATACCAGCGACGAGAGCAAGGTCCGTTCCATGACCACGGTAGGTTTTGGCAAATGAGTTAAATAATTGGAATTCGACTTCTGTCGGCGTATCATCAAAGATGGAAGAGACGATTTTCCCGATGCGAACAGCTCCAGCAGTATGGCTACTTGATGGGCCAATCATAACTGGTCCGATAATGTCAAAGACAGATTGAAAACGAAGTGAGTGCATCTGTTTCCCCTTACAAAGATTCTTATATCTATTATATCAAAGAATGGACCTCTGCGCTTATTTCCCTTATCAAAAGCTTAAAATGATTAAAGATAGTATAAAATAAGGTCTTTTGTGACAAAAACCTACTTAAAACGGTAAATATAAAACATTTTTGTAATATTTCTACATAAAACCGTTAAACAACGGTAACATTTAAAAGGTATCATAGATATATCCAATGGAAGGAGAATTTTTAGATATGTCATTAACAACTAAAAAAATTAAAACAACTATCGCAGGAGTAGCAGCTTTGCTTGCTTTCTTTGCTCCATCACTTGCATCTGCCCAAGAAACTGTAACTTACACAGTTAAATCAGGTGATACTCTTTCAGAAATCGCTGAGAAGTACAACACAACTGTTGAAAAATTGGCAGCAAAAAACAACATCAAAGATATTCACCTTATCTATGTTGACCAAGTTTTGGTTATCGAAGGAACAGCTCCATCGACAGCAACTGCAACCGCTGCAGCTTCAACAACAACTTATGAAGCACCAGCAGCTGCGGAAGAAACTGCAGAAGAAGTAACTGAAACAACAACCTATGAAGCGCCAGCTACACCAGCGGTTCCAGCAGCAGAAAGCAACACTGCAGCAGCTTCTACTGTAAGTGGTTCTGAAGCAGAAGCCAAAGAATGGATCGCTCAAAAAGAATCAGGTGGTAGCTACACTGCTACAAACGGACGTTACATCGGACGTTACCAATTGACAGATTCATACTTGAACGGTGACTACTCAGCTGAAAACCAAGAACGTGTAGCAGATGCCTACGTTGCAGGACGTTATGGTTCATGGACAGCTGCCAAGAACTTCTGGCTTAAC
This window of the Streptococcus sp. D7B5 genome carries:
- a CDS encoding LysM domain-containing protein; its protein translation is MSLTTKKIKTTIAGVAALLAFFAPSLASAQETVTYTVKSGDTLSEIAEKYNTTVEKLAAKNNIKDIHLIYVDQVLVIEGTAPSTATATAAASTTTYEAPAAAEETAEEVTETTTYEAPATPAVPAAESNTAAASTVSGSEAEAKEWIAQKESGGSYTATNGRYIGRYQLTDSYLNGDYSAENQERVADAYVAGRYGSWTAAKNFWLNNGWY
- the sdaAA gene encoding L-serine ammonia-lyase, iron-sulfur-dependent, subunit alpha; protein product: MFYSIKELVEQADLDFQGNVAELMIATEYQLSGRERPEVLLLMERNLEVMKASVELGLSKNKSRSGLTGGDAAKLDRHLKSGKALSDFTILSAARNAIAVNEHNAKMGLVCATPTAGSAGCLPAVLTAAIQKLDLSHEEQLDFLFAAGAFGLVIANNASISGAEGGCQAEVGSASAMSAAALTLAAGGTPYQASQAIAFVIKNMLGLICDPVAGLVEVPCVKRNAMGASFAFIAADMALAGIESKIPVDEVIDAMYQVGSSLPTAFRETAEGGLAATPTGRRLQKEIFGE
- the sdaAB gene encoding L-serine ammonia-lyase, iron-sulfur-dependent subunit beta, which translates into the protein MHSLRFQSVFDIIGPVMIGPSSSHTAGAVRIGKIVSSIFDDTPTEVEFQLFNSFAKTYRGHGTDLALVAGILGMDTDDPDIPNSLEIAHKRGIKIVWTIQKDSNAPHPNTTKITVKNEHKSISVTGISIGGGNIQVTELNGFAVSLNMNTPTIIIVHQDVPGMIAHVTEALSRFDINIAQMNVTREKAGEKAIMIIEVDSRSCEEAIEEIRKIPHLHNVNFFK
- a CDS encoding HAD-IA family hydrolase, with protein sequence MPSISAIFFDLDGTLVDSSIGIHNAFTHTFKELGVPSPDAKTIRGFMGPPLESSFATCLPKEQISEAVQIYRSYYKEKGIHEAQLFPRITELLQELSQNYPLYITTTKNTPTAHDMTKNLGIHHFFDGIYGSSPETPHKADVIRYALQTHQLPADQVLIIGDTKFDMIGAQETGIKKFAVTWGFGEEADLLSYQPDWIAHTIDDIISQL